One window from the genome of Candidatus Synechococcus calcipolaris G9 encodes:
- a CDS encoding DUF760 domain-containing protein, with product MESFANTGNLQENVESLWNYLQDLDADVVARLSRPTSTEMSVVMERHIGNLLGYLPPEGFDVSITTNREHLGRLLASAMMSGYFLRGAEQRLEFERSLQGMVSPE from the coding sequence ATGGAGTCATTTGCAAACACCGGCAATCTCCAAGAGAATGTTGAGTCCCTTTGGAACTACCTGCAAGACTTAGATGCAGACGTGGTTGCCCGCCTTTCCCGCCCCACATCGACAGAAATGTCAGTGGTGATGGAGCGGCACATTGGCAATCTTCTGGGCTACTTACCTCCCGAAGGGTTTGATGTCAGCATTACGACAAATCGGGAGCATTTGGGCCGGCTGTTGGCCTCGGCGATGATGAGTGGCTATTTCCTACGGGGAGCAGAGCAACGCCTTGAGTTTGAACGCTCACTTCAAGGAATGGTTTCCCCAGAATAA
- a CDS encoding Spy/CpxP family protein refolding chaperone — MQRYQTKATFGVLGLVCAAVLVGGSVGSVLAQPTSAPVATEMPKWMAALKVTPAQAESMIAVQAKYKPMVQEMQTELNQAEESLENLLVTGASNDEIRTQHEKVLDLKKKIDMTRLESALEIKEILTLEQRQMLSTMTRQRLVNLRDHLRNGSQ; from the coding sequence ATGCAGCGGTATCAAACAAAAGCAACATTTGGTGTACTTGGTCTTGTCTGTGCTGCGGTTTTAGTCGGCGGGAGTGTGGGATCTGTGTTGGCCCAACCGACCTCAGCCCCTGTGGCTACTGAAATGCCAAAATGGATGGCAGCCCTGAAGGTAACACCGGCCCAAGCTGAGTCAATGATAGCAGTTCAGGCAAAGTATAAGCCGATGGTGCAAGAGATGCAAACGGAGTTGAACCAAGCGGAAGAAAGCCTGGAAAATCTTTTGGTGACAGGGGCGAGTAATGATGAAATTCGTACTCAACATGAAAAAGTCTTGGATCTCAAGAAAAAAATAGACATGACGCGATTGGAATCTGCCCTGGAAATCAAGGAAATTCTGACACTAGAACAACGGCAAATGCTCTCGACAATGACTCGTCAGCGGTTAGTTAATTTGCGTGATCACCTAAGGAATGGTTCCCAGTAA
- a CDS encoding cation:proton antiporter, with the protein MQEDFRLIVDLVTVLGVAAIAGLMAALLRQPTLLGYLLAGMIVGPAGLGLIKEVVQVETLAQLGVAFLLFALGVSFSLGEIKKVQGISLGGGSLQILLTILVTTLISLSVGWVTSAPQGVFLGAILSLSSTAVVLRSLMDRNETNSPQGQVMLGILVVQDLAVGLMLAILPALDKPLDELGLALAWAVLQIALIALGAIVAGIWLLPPLLRLLAQTESRELFLLGVVALCLGIALLTERLGLSIEIGAFIAGLMISEVEYADQTLAYVESIRDIFATLFFAAIGMLIDPVFLWQHLEVILGLVALVILGKFLIVTPIVKLFGYSWKTALLTGVGLAQIGEFSFVLASSGQSLGLVSRQVYLLLLGTTAVTLVVTPFLLKLIPWVLDSPWLSQYVQQSDRIFEMDLTGLPRRNHLIVCGYGRVGKSLVQLLEEQNYPVLIIDQSEHVIQQVRETGLPYIYGNAASLPVLEKAGVDQALGMAIALSDSMSTRLCLKRSLEFAPELDVIVRANSDREIELLYQLGAREVVQPEFEASLELATHLFFTLGVSARMIQQQMQHVRDRHYQILRGDASPDKVARDLRQAARDLNSQWVNLPENSPVTGMTLREIELRQLTGVTLLAILRQGGEEIDYPGGQTTLMAGDRFLVTGQPQELEAFQALISGEVTLPGSGTSFLWLILPNETIVIGRSLTDIHLPTEVTIQALRREGTLITSPTRTTLLQAGDRLLLCGPMNQLALAGDQLTARSVPLPTKPEIKSEIAPTET; encoded by the coding sequence GTGCAAGAAGATTTTCGCTTAATTGTTGATCTGGTAACGGTGTTAGGGGTGGCGGCGATCGCTGGCCTAATGGCGGCCCTACTGCGCCAACCCACCCTATTGGGCTATCTCCTGGCCGGCATGATTGTCGGGCCCGCGGGTCTGGGCCTAATTAAAGAAGTGGTTCAAGTGGAAACCCTGGCCCAACTGGGGGTTGCCTTTCTCCTTTTTGCCCTGGGGGTGAGTTTTTCCCTAGGAGAGATCAAAAAAGTGCAGGGAATTAGCCTAGGGGGAGGCAGTTTACAAATTCTCCTGACTATCCTGGTCACCACCCTGATTTCCCTATCCGTGGGCTGGGTGACATCGGCCCCCCAAGGGGTCTTTCTAGGGGCGATTCTTTCGTTATCATCCACTGCCGTGGTTTTGCGAAGTTTAATGGATCGCAATGAGACCAATTCCCCCCAAGGCCAGGTGATGCTGGGGATACTGGTGGTTCAGGACTTGGCCGTAGGCCTGATGTTAGCCATCTTACCGGCCCTGGATAAACCACTGGATGAATTAGGATTGGCTTTGGCTTGGGCGGTACTGCAAATTGCCCTGATTGCCCTGGGCGCGATTGTCGCCGGCATTTGGCTCTTACCCCCCCTGCTCCGTTTACTGGCCCAAACGGAAAGCCGGGAATTATTTTTACTGGGGGTCGTGGCCCTCTGTTTAGGCATTGCCCTCCTCACCGAACGCTTAGGCCTGTCCATTGAAATTGGCGCATTCATTGCCGGCCTGATGATTTCGGAGGTGGAATATGCGGATCAAACCCTAGCCTACGTGGAATCCATTCGGGATATTTTTGCGACCCTCTTTTTTGCCGCCATTGGCATGTTGATCGATCCAGTGTTTCTCTGGCAACATCTCGAAGTTATTTTAGGATTAGTTGCCCTGGTCATTCTCGGCAAGTTCCTCATTGTCACGCCCATTGTCAAACTCTTTGGCTATTCCTGGAAAACGGCCCTACTCACCGGGGTGGGGTTAGCCCAAATTGGCGAATTTTCCTTTGTTTTGGCAAGTTCCGGGCAATCCTTGGGCCTCGTGTCCCGTCAGGTCTATTTACTGCTCCTGGGGACTACGGCGGTGACCTTAGTGGTGACCCCCTTTCTCTTAAAACTGATCCCCTGGGTTTTAGATTCGCCTTGGCTGAGTCAATACGTACAACAGAGCGATCGCATTTTTGAGATGGATTTAACGGGTTTACCCCGCCGGAATCATTTAATTGTCTGTGGCTATGGTCGGGTCGGCAAAAGTTTAGTCCAACTCCTAGAGGAGCAAAACTATCCCGTCTTGATCATTGACCAGAGTGAACATGTGATTCAGCAGGTGCGGGAAACCGGGCTGCCCTATATCTACGGCAATGCCGCTAGCCTGCCAGTCCTAGAAAAGGCAGGGGTTGATCAGGCCCTAGGTATGGCGATCGCCCTATCGGACAGTATGAGTACCCGTCTTTGCCTGAAACGCTCCCTAGAATTTGCCCCGGAGTTGGATGTCATTGTCCGCGCCAATAGCGATCGCGAGATTGAATTGCTCTATCAACTGGGGGCGCGGGAGGTGGTACAACCCGAATTTGAAGCCAGTTTAGAGTTGGCGACCCATTTATTTTTCACCCTGGGAGTCTCCGCCCGGATGATTCAACAGCAGATGCAACATGTGCGAGATCGCCACTATCAAATCCTACGGGGAGACGCATCCCCCGATAAAGTCGCTCGGGATTTGCGCCAAGCCGCCCGGGATCTCAATAGTCAATGGGTTAACCTACCGGAAAACTCCCCCGTCACCGGCATGACCCTCAGGGAAATTGAACTGCGGCAACTCACCGGAGTCACCCTTTTAGCGATCCTACGTCAGGGTGGAGAAGAGATTGATTATCCCGGTGGTCAGACTACCCTCATGGCCGGCGATCGCTTTTTAGTCACGGGTCAGCCCCAAGAGCTAGAGGCATTCCAAGCCCTCATTTCTGGCGAAGTCACCCTACCGGGCAGTGGAACGTCTTTTCTCTGGTTGATTTTGCCCAACGAAACCATTGTGATTGGCCGTTCACTAACAGATATTCACTTACCCACCGAGGTCACCATTCAGGCCCTACGCAGGGAAGGCACACTCATAACCTCTCCCACGCGAACCACCCTATTACAAGCGGGCGATCGCCTACTCCTGTGTGGGCCCATGAATCAACTAGCCCTAGCGGGAGATCAACTCACCGCCCGTTCCGTTCCCCTACCCACCAAACCAGAGATCAAGTCCGAGATCGCGCCTACGGAAACCTAA
- a CDS encoding OB-fold nucleic acid binding domain-containing protein — MKIISRRPLGVQPVYDIGLAGDHNFLLANGAIAANCFNKSHSTAYGYVTYQTAYLKANFPVEYMAALLTANSGDQDKVQRYIATCITMGIEVLPPDVNHSGIDFTPVSQGILFGLSAVRNVGQGAIEAILSARDQGGPFESLADFCDRVDSRVMNRRALEALISCGAMDSMETNRNQLLHDLEPVLEWAQGRAKDRAVGQGNLFDVLGGTTANEANQTYRLAPKSDPVADLPEADKLRLEKELLGFYVSNHPLKEVRQVSRVLAPVNVADLEQQGGDTAVSAIVLLTELKPITTKKGDRMAIAQIEDLTGKAEAVIFPKTYERIHGCLELDRRLMVWGKVDRRDDRQQLIIEDAEPVEEVTLLMVDLAPEQAGDIRYQGQLSEILKEQSGDNPKIPVIIKISNGIESQYVRLGPQFRVGNDRSTLQSLQRAGFRAKSTGLLALTL; from the coding sequence ATGAAAATAATCAGTCGTCGTCCTTTGGGAGTCCAGCCTGTTTACGATATTGGTTTGGCAGGGGATCATAATTTTTTGCTCGCCAATGGGGCGATCGCTGCCAACTGTTTTAATAAATCCCACTCCACGGCCTACGGATACGTCACCTACCAAACGGCCTACCTTAAGGCTAACTTCCCCGTAGAGTATATGGCGGCCCTGTTGACCGCCAACAGTGGTGATCAAGATAAGGTGCAGCGGTATATTGCCACCTGTATCACCATGGGGATTGAGGTATTGCCCCCGGATGTGAATCACTCCGGTATTGATTTTACGCCAGTGAGTCAAGGGATATTATTTGGTTTATCGGCGGTGCGAAATGTGGGACAGGGAGCGATCGAAGCGATTTTGTCAGCCCGTGATCAGGGTGGCCCCTTTGAATCCTTGGCAGACTTTTGCGATCGCGTAGACTCGCGGGTGATGAATCGGCGGGCCTTGGAAGCATTGATTTCCTGCGGGGCTATGGACTCCATGGAAACCAATCGGAATCAACTCCTCCATGATTTAGAGCCAGTTCTAGAATGGGCCCAAGGTCGGGCCAAGGATCGGGCTGTAGGCCAGGGCAACCTCTTTGATGTCTTGGGGGGAACCACCGCCAATGAAGCCAATCAAACCTATCGCCTTGCCCCCAAAAGTGACCCGGTGGCGGATTTACCGGAAGCTGATAAATTGCGGCTAGAAAAAGAACTGCTTGGATTTTATGTCTCGAATCATCCCCTCAAGGAAGTGCGACAGGTGTCCCGGGTGTTGGCTCCGGTGAATGTGGCGGACTTGGAGCAGCAAGGTGGGGATACGGCCGTGAGTGCCATTGTTTTATTGACAGAACTCAAACCCATCACCACAAAAAAGGGAGATCGGATGGCGATCGCCCAGATTGAGGATCTCACGGGCAAAGCGGAGGCAGTTATTTTTCCGAAAACCTACGAACGGATCCATGGTTGTTTGGAATTGGATCGGCGATTAATGGTGTGGGGCAAGGTAGATCGCCGTGATGATCGCCAACAACTCATTATTGAAGATGCCGAACCTGTCGAAGAAGTCACCTTACTCATGGTGGATCTGGCCCCAGAGCAGGCCGGGGATATTCGCTACCAGGGACAGCTTTCCGAGATTTTGAAGGAACAGTCCGGGGATAATCCGAAGATTCCCGTGATTATTAAAATTAGCAATGGTATTGAAAGCCAGTATGTTCGTTTGGGGCCCCAATTCCGAGTTGGCAACGATCGCTCCACACTTCAGTCCCTACAGCGGGCCGGGTTTCGGGCCAAATCCACCGGACTTTTGGCCTTGACTCTATAA
- a CDS encoding carbohydrate ABC transporter permease produces the protein MDIGSMLRYFLGRSPLWVFAGFVFLPLLIAVLTSGWPVGQLPTQLWSLAGWSWQSYAVAWSDGNFIRAFANSAFVAVAVTLLQIVTSAMAGYGLARLVFPGRRVILLLILATLVIPFQLLVIPIFLVLKTGHLINTYGALILPTAANGFGIFLMRQFFLSIPVSLEEAALLDGASRWQILWQILLPLSRPALVTLFIFTFIGEWNDLFKPLIFTTKPELITVQLSLANFQEQFTNDWPLMMAAAVIATIPVVVIFLLGQRQFVRGIAATGVKS, from the coding sequence ATGGATATTGGATCAATGCTGCGGTATTTTTTAGGGCGATCGCCCTTGTGGGTCTTTGCTGGTTTTGTGTTTTTGCCGTTGCTGATAGCGGTGCTGACATCGGGCTGGCCGGTGGGTCAATTGCCAACTCAGTTATGGTCATTGGCGGGCTGGTCTTGGCAGAGTTATGCTGTGGCTTGGTCTGATGGGAATTTTATCCGTGCTTTTGCCAATTCGGCCTTTGTTGCGGTTGCGGTGACGCTGTTACAGATTGTGACCTCTGCCATGGCGGGCTATGGGTTGGCTCGTTTAGTCTTTCCAGGGCGGAGAGTGATTCTTTTGTTGATTCTGGCGACGTTGGTGATCCCTTTCCAGTTGTTGGTTATTCCGATTTTTTTAGTGTTGAAAACAGGCCATCTGATTAATACCTATGGAGCGTTAATTTTACCAACGGCGGCCAATGGGTTTGGTATTTTTTTGATGCGGCAGTTCTTTTTAAGTATTCCCGTTTCCTTGGAGGAGGCGGCCCTATTGGATGGCGCGAGTCGCTGGCAGATTCTCTGGCAAATTTTACTTCCCCTCTCTCGTCCTGCTTTGGTAACCTTGTTTATCTTTACGTTTATTGGGGAATGGAATGATCTGTTTAAGCCGCTGATTTTTACGACAAAGCCAGAATTGATAACGGTACAGTTATCCTTGGCGAATTTTCAGGAACAGTTCACGAATGATTGGCCGTTGATGATGGCGGCAGCGGTGATTGCCACCATTCCAGTAGTGGTTATTTTTCTGTTGGGGCAACGTCAGTTTGTGCGTGGAATTGCAGCGACAGGCGTGAAGAGTTGA
- a CDS encoding bifunctional heptose 7-phosphate kinase/heptose 1-phosphate adenyltransferase produces MLDPALREKLTTAYPRLLQLLGAFHQARVLVVGDLTLDEFLTGQVERISREAPVLILRHESTRQVPGGGANAIFNLAKLGAKVMAVGLVGSDSQGAALRHIFDQADIDTQGILCDGDRPTVTKTRISGHARQSVTQQIVRIDRKADTIPADTYQSQLANYIRSHSATVDAIVCSDYGEGVFTAPVIEAALGHGRTLVDAQKNLGRYHGAFLFTPNLPEAEAAVGYPIHNHQSLLQAGEDLLNLTAAKHLLITQGDAGMSLFVRDRPWENVPAFNRTDVFDVTGAGDTVVAAMTLAFIAGASFWEAAVLGNLAASIVVRQFGTATTTPAEMALALEHLLEDA; encoded by the coding sequence GTGCTTGATCCGGCCCTACGGGAAAAACTAACGACAGCTTACCCGCGACTATTACAGCTACTAGGGGCCTTTCACCAAGCACGGGTCTTAGTGGTGGGGGATTTAACCCTGGATGAATTTCTCACGGGCCAAGTAGAACGGATTTCCCGGGAGGCCCCGGTGCTGATTTTGCGCCATGAATCCACTCGTCAAGTTCCTGGGGGGGGAGCCAATGCCATTTTTAATTTGGCAAAACTGGGGGCCAAAGTAATGGCGGTGGGATTGGTGGGAAGTGATAGTCAAGGGGCAGCCCTGCGACATATTTTTGATCAGGCCGACATTGATACCCAGGGGATTCTCTGCGATGGCGATCGCCCCACAGTGACAAAAACCCGCATCTCTGGTCATGCCCGCCAATCCGTGACCCAGCAAATTGTGCGGATTGATCGCAAAGCCGACACGATCCCCGCAGACACCTATCAAAGCCAATTGGCCAACTATATCCGTAGCCATTCCGCCACCGTGGATGCCATTGTCTGCTCCGACTACGGCGAAGGTGTCTTTACTGCCCCCGTCATTGAAGCCGCCCTCGGCCACGGCCGTACCCTTGTCGATGCCCAAAAAAACCTGGGCCGCTACCATGGTGCATTTCTGTTTACCCCCAATCTACCGGAGGCGGAAGCTGCCGTGGGCTATCCTATTCACAATCACCAAAGCCTACTACAAGCGGGGGAAGACCTGCTCAATTTAACGGCCGCTAAACACCTATTGATTACCCAAGGCGATGCGGGGATGAGTCTGTTTGTCCGCGATCGCCCCTGGGAAAATGTACCCGCCTTTAATCGTACCGATGTCTTTGATGTCACCGGGGCCGGAGATACGGTTGTGGCTGCCATGACCCTGGCCTTTATTGCCGGAGCCAGTTTTTGGGAGGCGGCGGTTCTTGGGAATTTAGCCGCCAGTATTGTAGTGCGTCAGTTTGGTACAGCAACAACAACCCCCGCAGAAATGGCCTTAGCCCTAGAGCATTTACTGGAAGATGCCTGA
- the bioD gene encoding dethiobiotin synthase translates to MGNVLITGTDTEIGKTWVTTALFAYGRRYCPDQRWAVFKPIQTGVTPSVEHGVDQERGGDRSHYLRLFDFHQSADEISPLSFQAPLAPPLAAQREERPIDLTPVWQTLQKLQSTYDQVLVEGIGGLGTPITWEWTVADLAAAWKLPILLVVPVRLGAIAQIVANVALARSHQLKIHGIILNCVQPCTELDIQQWAPQDLITDLTHVPILGILPFMTAADDLTATDLDALGQIVAQWPLTSILGKGS, encoded by the coding sequence ATGGGTAACGTTTTAATTACGGGCACGGATACTGAAATTGGTAAAACCTGGGTGACAACGGCCCTATTTGCCTATGGGCGGCGGTATTGTCCTGACCAAAGGTGGGCAGTTTTCAAGCCAATCCAAACGGGAGTTACACCTAGCGTGGAGCATGGAGTAGACCAGGAACGGGGGGGCGATCGCAGCCATTATTTGCGTCTCTTTGATTTTCACCAATCCGCTGATGAGATTTCCCCCCTAAGTTTTCAAGCTCCCCTGGCCCCTCCCCTCGCAGCCCAACGGGAGGAACGCCCCATTGATTTAACGCCGGTATGGCAAACCCTACAAAAGTTGCAGTCCACCTACGATCAGGTGTTGGTTGAGGGCATTGGCGGTTTAGGCACACCGATCACCTGGGAATGGACGGTGGCGGATTTGGCGGCGGCCTGGAAATTGCCAATCCTGCTCGTGGTTCCTGTGCGCTTGGGGGCAATCGCCCAAATTGTCGCCAATGTGGCCTTAGCCCGAAGTCATCAATTAAAGATTCATGGCATTATTTTGAACTGTGTTCAACCCTGCACAGAACTAGACATCCAGCAATGGGCACCCCAGGATTTAATTACGGACTTGACCCACGTTCCTATCCTAGGGATTTTGCCCTTTATGACCGCCGCCGATGATCTAACCGCCACCGATCTAGATGCCTTAGGGCAGATTGTAGCCCAGTGGCCCCTCACATCAATTTTGGGCAAAGGTTCCTAG
- a CDS encoding pre-16S rRNA-processing nuclease YqgF, which yields MPSNDPAVHPPCWLGFDPGRDKCGLALSTTMGQILKHEVVASSGAIARITAWQQDYSIEKIIIGNQTTAKTWKAQLEQELHPPIPVVAVDERNSTLEARDRYWQMFPPQGLQQLLPQGLRQPPRPIDDIVAILLIERYRATQS from the coding sequence ATGCCCTCCAATGATCCGGCGGTACACCCTCCTTGCTGGCTTGGTTTTGATCCAGGCCGGGATAAATGTGGACTGGCCCTTAGCACTACCATGGGTCAGATACTCAAACATGAAGTAGTAGCATCTTCAGGGGCGATCGCTCGGATTACGGCCTGGCAGCAAGACTATTCCATTGAAAAAATCATTATCGGCAACCAGACAACGGCTAAAACCTGGAAAGCCCAACTAGAGCAAGAGCTTCACCCCCCTATTCCAGTTGTAGCGGTTGATGAGCGCAACAGCACCCTAGAAGCCCGCGATCGCTATTGGCAGATGTTTCCTCCCCAAGGCTTACAGCAACTTCTTCCCCAAGGACTCCGCCAACCTCCCCGACCCATTGACGATATTGTCGCAATTTTGCTGATTGAGCGGTATCGGGCCACGCAATCTTAG
- the alaS gene encoding alanine--tRNA ligase: protein MKSSKSVKAPVALSGNDIRTKFLEFFAAKGHKVLPSASLIPEDPTVLLTIAGMLPFKPIFLGQEAPTVPRATTSQKCIRTNDIENVGRTARHHTFFEMLGNFSFGDYFKPEAITWAWELMTQVYQLSPKQLVVSVFAEDDEAFDLWHRQVGLPPERIRRMGAESNFWAAGPTGPCGPCSEIYYDFHPQRGLKNIDLEDDSRFIELYNLVFMELNRDDQGQLTPLKSKNIDTGLGLERMAQVLQGFPNNYETDLIFPIIQAAADLADVNYSELSHKLQTSLKVIGDHLRAVVHLIADGVTASNMGRGYVLRRLIRRIVRHGRLLGIDQPFTVQLSETAIQLAKTVYPQVGDRQAVIQAELDREEENFLKTLDRGEKILGEMIAKSQGNKKQNTKQAKQHQHQNQISGQDAFILFDTYGFPLELTQEIAEEQGLTVDVKGFEAAMAEQRQRSQAAHETIDVTIQGSLDTLADHLHPTPFHGYEQFALTTTVQAILLGGHPTDIAGPGTQVQVILEETPFYAESGGQIGDRGYLAGNDVLVQIEDVQKQKGLFIHHGRVERGTLQAGDRLTAQIDLASRRRVQAHHTATHLLQAALKKLIDESISQAGSLVALDRLRFDFNCPRPLSSDELQQIEDQVNTWIMESHPTETSIMALAEAKAKGAIAMFGEKYANEVRVLDVPGVSMELCGGTHVQNTAEIGLFKIMTETGVAAGIRRIEAVAGPAVRDYLNVRDRIVQELGDRFKTKPEELLERITALQTELKTSQKQVADLKAELALAQSQHLLEQVIPMGNVNTLVAQVEAMDGAGLKTAAEWLLPKLGSGVIVFGSANESGNVNLIVMASNDLVKRGFHGGKFVAELAQLCGGGGGGRPNMAQAGGRLPDQLPAAIALAKTKLAAFLE from the coding sequence ATGAAGTCTTCCAAGTCTGTGAAAGCTCCTGTGGCCCTCAGTGGCAATGATATTCGTACCAAGTTCCTAGAGTTTTTTGCAGCCAAAGGACATAAGGTTCTCCCCAGTGCCTCCCTAATTCCAGAGGATCCAACGGTATTATTGACGATCGCCGGGATGCTGCCCTTTAAGCCGATTTTCCTAGGACAAGAGGCCCCAACTGTCCCGCGCGCCACCACCTCCCAGAAATGTATTCGCACTAACGATATTGAAAATGTGGGTCGCACCGCCCGCCACCATACGTTTTTTGAGATGCTAGGAAATTTTAGTTTTGGCGATTACTTCAAACCCGAAGCCATTACCTGGGCCTGGGAACTAATGACCCAGGTGTACCAACTTTCCCCCAAGCAATTAGTGGTGAGTGTTTTTGCAGAGGACGATGAAGCATTTGATCTCTGGCATCGCCAGGTGGGCCTACCCCCGGAACGGATCCGTCGAATGGGTGCAGAGAGCAATTTTTGGGCAGCGGGGCCAACGGGGCCCTGTGGCCCCTGTTCTGAGATCTATTATGATTTTCACCCGCAGCGGGGGCTAAAAAATATTGATCTGGAGGATGATTCCCGGTTTATTGAACTCTATAACCTCGTGTTTATGGAATTAAATCGGGATGATCAGGGACAGTTAACCCCCCTAAAGTCTAAAAACATTGATACTGGCCTAGGTCTAGAGCGGATGGCCCAGGTGTTGCAGGGGTTTCCCAATAACTATGAAACGGATTTAATTTTTCCGATTATCCAGGCGGCGGCGGATTTAGCGGATGTGAACTACAGCGAGCTATCCCACAAATTACAAACCTCGTTGAAGGTGATTGGCGATCATCTCCGGGCCGTGGTTCACTTAATTGCCGATGGCGTCACCGCCAGTAATATGGGCCGGGGGTATGTACTGCGGCGGTTAATTCGGCGGATTGTGCGTCACGGGCGCTTACTGGGGATTGATCAACCCTTTACGGTGCAACTGTCCGAAACGGCCATCCAACTGGCAAAAACCGTTTACCCCCAGGTGGGCGATCGCCAGGCAGTGATCCAAGCCGAACTGGATCGGGAAGAGGAAAATTTCCTGAAAACCCTGGATCGGGGCGAGAAAATTCTAGGGGAGATGATTGCAAAATCCCAAGGCAATAAAAAACAGAACACGAAACAGGCCAAACAACACCAGCACCAAAACCAAATCAGTGGGCAGGATGCTTTTATTCTCTTTGACACCTATGGCTTTCCCCTGGAATTAACCCAGGAAATTGCCGAAGAACAGGGTCTCACGGTGGATGTGAAGGGCTTTGAGGCGGCCATGGCCGAGCAACGCCAGCGATCCCAGGCGGCCCATGAAACCATTGATGTCACCATTCAGGGCAGTTTAGATACCCTGGCGGATCACCTCCACCCCACCCCTTTCCATGGCTATGAACAATTTGCCCTAACCACAACGGTTCAAGCTATTTTGCTAGGGGGCCATCCCACGGACATTGCCGGCCCCGGTACCCAGGTGCAGGTCATTCTAGAGGAAACGCCCTTCTATGCTGAATCCGGAGGGCAAATTGGCGATCGCGGCTACTTGGCTGGAAATGATGTCCTAGTGCAAATTGAGGATGTGCAAAAACAAAAGGGCCTCTTTATTCACCATGGTCGAGTGGAGCGGGGAACCCTACAAGCTGGCGATCGCCTCACGGCCCAAATTGATCTAGCCAGTCGTCGTCGGGTTCAGGCCCATCACACCGCTACCCATCTGTTACAAGCTGCCCTCAAGAAGTTGATTGATGAAAGTATTAGTCAGGCGGGATCCCTGGTGGCCCTGGATCGGCTCCGGTTTGATTTTAATTGTCCCCGTCCCCTCAGTAGTGATGAGCTTCAGCAAATTGAGGATCAGGTCAATACCTGGATTATGGAGAGTCATCCCACTGAGACCAGCATTATGGCCCTAGCCGAGGCCAAGGCCAAGGGGGCGATCGCCATGTTTGGGGAAAAGTACGCCAATGAGGTGCGGGTGCTGGATGTGCCAGGGGTTTCCATGGAACTCTGTGGTGGCACCCATGTCCAAAATACCGCTGAGATTGGTCTGTTCAAGATCATGACGGAAACGGGGGTTGCTGCCGGTATTCGTCGCATTGAGGCCGTGGCCGGGCCGGCGGTGCGGGATTACCTGAATGTGCGAGATCGGATTGTCCAGGAACTAGGCGATCGCTTCAAGACCAAGCCCGAAGAACTTCTAGAGCGGATTACCGCCCTACAAACGGAACTCAAAACTAGCCAAAAACAGGTGGCGGATCTCAAGGCTGAGTTAGCTCTCGCCCAAAGCCAACACCTTCTAGAGCAAGTCATCCCAATGGGTAACGTGAATACCCTGGTGGCCCAGGTAGAGGCCATGGATGGGGCCGGTCTGAAAACCGCAGCGGAATGGCTCTTGCCCAAACTAGGCTCCGGCGTGATTGTCTTCGGCAGTGCGAATGAATCAGGTAACGTTAATTTGATTGTTATGGCTAGTAATGATCTCGTAAAACGGGGATTCCATGGGGGTAAATTTGTGGCGGAATTAGCCCAACTCTGTGGTGGTGGTGGCGGCGGCCGACCCAATATGGCCCAAGCGGGGGGACGTTTACCGGATCAGCTACCGGCGGCGATCGCCCTGGCTAAAACCAAGTTGGCTGCCTTTCTAGAGTAA